One window from the genome of Glycine soja cultivar W05 chromosome 12, ASM419377v2, whole genome shotgun sequence encodes:
- the LOC114379056 gene encoding G-type lectin S-receptor-like serine/threonine-protein kinase LECRK1: MASSTFLHSYSLLLLIILPFLPSVFSATSSNCSANSIHLNSTLVTNHTWNSPSGLFAFGFQNVLSNKEFMSVLAVWFPKDPHRTIVWYAKYKQTSDLGTMHAVSSMQKSLAFPSDSTVKLTNKGIVLYDQNGQEMWHRPKNNSIALVRCASMLDSGNFVLLDETGKHVWESFEEPTDTFLPGQILAKPKSFRARHSNTSFYDGSFELAWQSDYNFVLYYSPQSSVTREAYWATQTNSYDESLLVFNESGHMYIKRSNTGKVIREVLYGGSEEFLYMARIDPDGLFRLYRHRKDDDTIADSCSSGWWSVVDRYPKDICLSITMQTGNAICGYNSYCITINGNPSCECPDIFSSFDHDNNLKTCRPDFPLPSCNKDGWEQNKDLVDFKEYQNLDWPLSDYDKLVGTAMDKDMCRQKCLEDCFCAVAIYGEGQCWKKKYPLSNGRKHPNVTRIALVKIPKTGLNKDGTGSLGNGREQSTIVLVISILLGSSVFLNVILLVALFAAFYIFYHKKLLNSPNLSAATIRYYTYKELEEATTGFKQMLGRGAFGTVYKGVLKSDTSRYVAVKRLDKVVQEGEKEFKTEVSVIGQTHHRNLVRLLGYCDEEEHRLLVYEYMNNGSLACFLFGISRPHWNQRVQIALGIARGLTYLHEECSTQIIHCDIKPQNILLDELFTPRIADFGLAKLLLAEQSKATKTGLRGTVGYFAPEWFRKASITTKVDVYSFGVVLLEIICCKSSVSFAMASEEETLIDWAYRCYSQGKVAKLVENDEEAKKDIKRVEKHVMVAIWCIQEDPSLRPSMKKVTQMLEGVTTVSLPPRPAIFSSSSFETSFTL; encoded by the exons ATGGCCTCTTCAACTTTTCTTCATTCCTATTCTCTGCTTCTTCTAATTATTCTCCCCTTTCTCCCATCTGTGTTTAGTGCTACTTCTTCAAACTGCAGTGCTAATAGTATACACTTAAATTCCACTCTGGTCACCAATCACACATGGAATTCACCCTCTGGCCTCTTTGcctttggttttcaaaatgttttatccaaCAAGGAATTCATGTCCGTGCTTGCAGTTTGGTTTCCCAAAGACCCCCACCGAACCATAGTATGGTAtgcaaaatacaaacaaacttCAGATCTTGGTACGATGCACGCTGTTTCCAGTATGCAAAAAAGTCTTGCTTTTCCTTCAGATTCCACAGTGAAGCTAACAAACAAAGGAATTGTATTGTATGACCAAAATGGCCAAGAGATGTGGCACCGTCCAAAAAACAACAGCATTGCCTTAGTAAGATGTGCTTCTATGTTAGACAGTGGAAATTTTGTGCTTCTGGATGAAACTGGCAAACACGTTTGGGAGAGCTTTGAAGAGCCCACAGATACCTTTTTGCCTGGTCAGATTCTGGCTAAGCCTAAAAGCTTCAGAGCCCGTCATTCTAACACAAGTTTTTATGATGGGAGTTTCGAACTCGCTTGGCAGAGcgattacaatttcgttctttaCTATTCACCACAATCAAGCGTTACACGTGAAGCTTACTGGGCCACTCAAACTAACAGCTATGATGAATCTCTGCTCGTCTTCAATGAGTCTGGACACATGTACATAAAAAGAAGTAACACGGGTAAAGTGATCCGTGAAGTCTTATATGGTGGATCAGAAGAGTTCTTGTACATGGCTAGAATTGATCCTGATGGGCTTTTCAGACTATATCGACACCGCAAAG ATGATGACACAATTGCTGATAGCTGCAGTTCGGGATGGTGGAGTGTGGTGGATCGATATCCGAAAGATATTTGCCTTTCCATCACGATGCAAACTGGGAATGCTATCTGCGGTTATAACAGCTACTGCATTACCATCAACGGGAATCCTAGTTGTGAGTGCCcggatattttttcttctttcgatCATGACAATAATCTCAAAACTTGTAGACCAGATTTTCCACTGCCCAGCTGCAACAAAGACGGGTGGGAGCAGAATAAGGATCTTGTAGATTTCAAAGAGTATCAAAATTTGGACTGGCCTCTCTCTGATTATGACAAGCTGGTTGGAACTGCAATGGACAAAGATATGTGTAGACAAAAGTGCCTAGAAGATTGCTTTTGTGCTGTGGCCATATATGGTGAGGGACAATGTTGGAAGAAGAAGTATCCTTTGAGCAATGGAAGGAAGCACCCTAATGTTACTAGAATAGCTCTTGTCAAGATACCTAAAACAGGTTTAAACAAGGATGGGACTGGGAGTCTTGGGAATGGGAGAGAACAGTCTACAATTGTTCTTGTCATATCAATACTCCTTGGAAGCTCAGTGTTCCTCAATGTCATTCTATTAGTTGCTTTGTTTGCTGCCTTTTACATTTTCTACCACAAGAAGCTTTTGAATAGTCCAAACTTGTCAGCTGCCACAATAAGGTACTATACGTACAAGGAGCTTGAAGAAGCAACTACAGGGTTCAAACAAATGTTGGGTCGCGGTGCTTTTGGAACAGTCTATAAAGGGGTGTTGAAATCAGACACAAGCAGGTATGTTGCTGTGAAGAGGCTAGATAAGGTGGTGCAAGAAGGTGAGAAGGAGTTCAAAACAGAAGTTAGTGTGATTGGACAAACCCACCACAGAAACTTGGTTCGTTTACTTGGTTACTGTGATGAAGAGGAGCATCGTCTTCTGGTGTATGAGTACATGAACAATGGCTCCTTGGCttgctttctctttgggatCTCAAGGCCTCATTGGAACCAAAGAGTGCAAATTGCTTTGGGGATTGCAAGAGGTCTCACATATTTGCATGAAGAATGCAGCACTCAGATCATTCATTGTGACATAAAACCTCAAAATATACTCTTAGACGAGTTGTTCACGCCTAGGATTGCTGATTTTGGGTTGGCTAAGTTGTTGCTGGCTGAACAATCTAAAGCTACTAAGACGGGTTTGAGAGGGACTGTTGGTTACTTTGCACCTGAGTGGTTTAGGAAAGCTTCAATCACAACCAAAGTAGATGTTTACAGCTTTGGAGTGGTGCTGTTAGAGATCATATGTTGCAAGTCAAGTGTTTCCTTTGCAATGGCTAGTGAAGAAGAGACACTTATAGATTGGGCGTATCGTTGTTATAGCCAAGGGAAGGTAGCTAAGTTGGTAGAAAATGATGAGGAGGCAAAGAAAGACATAAAGAGGGTGGAAAAGCATGTGATGGTAGCAATTTGGTGCATTCAAGAGGATCCTTCGCTGAGACCCTCCATGAAGAAAGTTACGCAAATGCTTGAGGGTGTGACAACAGTTTCTTTGCCACCTCGCCCTGCCATATTCAGTTCATCATCGTTTGAAACATCATTTACTTTGTAA